Proteins encoded within one genomic window of Pseudorasbora parva isolate DD20220531a chromosome 3, ASM2467924v1, whole genome shotgun sequence:
- the LOC137071647 gene encoding uncharacterized protein translates to MDSDEEIVGGARPKRLTRPPTYLEEYEVQLPRYRPASEPDVFRTMETPVPTWSLSLQPHVTSHSGDRARTNRSQILSSSRQPYQPAVGPQPVISSPPTADLVASANLSELQHLRHERAAFQADLKELRAVHAEVRELVIAAQSLRADLSQARGQPRSSLPPSVSRLSNPPAHPCVSTPVVDSGPFPDLPLPPWPEPEAALVRQFSDLELSGAATSDRPVVPESQQYPFVLPTTQSRPSWPSVPNAGEFPPPPTPQDLRELLTPSAMPLPVHSQSAPAYPSLPACLPQTEPRVRRVVPSSEFVYRGPPPTIPKFTRPDPSEFARLRIALENLLPPDGTELFKYQILVDHLKLEEAKMIADANLNSPTPFTDTMLALCEKYGQPHQLALRRITSVLDSPDIRRGDIPAFQRFALQVQSLVGLLRTLGRDGELELSCGSHVARLLSKLPPEQRAEFRRHMFRQPGSSPNLVDLSNWLRYETWCHSYDAELMSKSSHAVKRSVAVLHGVGTSPATSSSSSPSPVETSRPRKDSVQPAKPVRGKRYCPFCDASEHYLSQCAPFAQLTTDQVKTWIRSHDRCWRCARSHHAARCDLKKPCSLCHGLHLRSLHDVNVSPSSTEDSATVEKSCLTSYSSDRFFCDKPSVSGRVMLKVVPVHLHYEDRTLDTFALLDDGSERTILLSTAAEALGIQGVPEDLPLRTVRDDVQVIRGRSISFQISAVSRPQNSYQISHAFTADRLNLSRQTYPVEQLRQKYRHLRGLPLRTLTDVQPLLLIGSDQPHLITPTEPVRWGGQGAPVAVRTRLGWTLQGPVPSKGCPSIPRQCLLTSSFHVQDELLHHVQRLWQLDTIPSRECHEVTRSKEDQAALQLLDLKTETLEIEGVHRLATPLLRRRDMPVLCAPRDSVLPTLRSVERRLLKDPEKAETYRTEMRKLLENGAVRVVPEPVPDTPECWYIPHHLISHNGKSRLVFNCSHQYRGQSLNQYLLPGPNLGASLLGVLLRFRERPVAVSGDIKAMFHQVRLLPEDRPLLRFLWRDLQMDEAPQTFEWLVLPFGTTSSPCCAIYALQRQTHQHPLTDEEICFSVERCFYVDNCLQSLPTADAAQSLIDRLRTILSGAGFEIRQWACNEPAVLSHLPPDARATSVELWLTQEKTDVSESMLGLSWNWQSDTLSYKHRPVIYETPTLRNIYRVLATQYDPLGLLLPYTTRAKVIVKHLWNKQREWDDPHLPPDLLHSWKQWEEELRCLPSVYLPRPYVPPTVGISGVTHEVHIFSDASEQAYGAVAYLRTVDPAGRTYLSFLLARSRVTPRRVHSIPRLELCGSLVAAQLAKLLANELTLTIQSTVLWTDSTTVLQWLKSESCRYRVFVGNRIAEIQELTEQCLWRYVSSADNPADDLTKGRSLSYVATPNRWSQGPPFLLLDPREWPVIPSSEPGEDPAELRKSTFCGVIASPTTCSHPDRWNSPNWLDLLDVTARDLKGDRDPDRVPNASDYTRAEAYVLKQVQQESFPEDYHLLESGKSVKPSSRLVALSPEMDPSSGLIRVGGRLRRVTDLTDAVLHPVVLDPKHPVTRLIIQHHDNQLHHPGSERLFAEIRRSYWILRGREAVRRFQHTCPECCRWRSQPSVPPMSDLPSARL, encoded by the coding sequence ATGGACTCTGATGAGGAGATTGTTGGAGGAGCTCGTCCGAAGCGTCTTACTCGCCCTCCAACCTATCTAGAGGAGTATGAGGTGCAGCTTCCCCGGTACAGACCTGCCTCAGAGCCTGATGTTTTCCGCACCATGGAGACGCCTGTCCCAACCTGGTCCCTGTCACTGCAGCCTCATGTTACATCTCATAGTGGTGACCGTGCCCGTACTAATCGCTCGCAGATCTTGTCTTCCAGTCGTCAGCCTTATCAGCCTGCTGTGGGTCCTCAGCCAGTCATTTCCTCGCCTCCGACGGCTGATTTAGTAGCTTCGGCTAACCTCAGCGAGCTACAGCACCTGCGCCACGAGCGTGCAGCCTTCCAAGCAGACCTGAAAGAGTTGAGAGCAGTTCATGCAGAGGTGCGAGAGTTAGTCATAGCAGCGCAGTCACTTCGAGCAGACCTTAGCCAAGCCAGAGGGCAACCTCGTTCGTCACTGCCGCCCTCTGTGTCGCGGTTGTCTAATCCTCCAGCCCATCCCTGTGTGTCCACTCCTGTCGTCGACAGTGGTCCTTTCCCCGATCTTCCTCTGCCGCCTTGGCCTGAGCCGGAAGCAGCTTTAGTGAGACAGTTCAGTGACCTCGAGTTGTCTGGTGCAGCTACTTCCGACCGCCCTGTGGTACCAGAGTCTCAGCAGTATCCCTTTGTGCTCCCTACCACTCAGTCGCGTCCTTCTTGGCCTAGCGTGCCAAACGCTGGTGAGTTCCCGCCACCTCCTACTCCTCAGGACCTTAGGGAGTTGCTCACTCCTAGTGCCATGCCCTTGCCTGTCCACAGCCAGTCAGCGCCTGCCTATCCTAGTCTCCCAGCTTGCCTTCCTCAGACAGAGCCTAGGGTGCGCCGTGTGGTTCCTTCTTCTGAGTTTGTCTATCGTGGTCCCCCTCCCACAATTCCTAAATTTACTCGTCCAGATCCTAGTGAGTTCGCTCGCCTTCGCATAGCCCTGGAAAACCTGCTCCCCCCAGATGGCACTGAGCTGTTTAAGTACCAGATCTTAGTAGATCACCTTAAGCTCGAGGAGGCTAAGATGATAGCAGACGCTAACTTGAATTCGCCTACTCCCTTCACGGACACTATGTTGGCACTTTGTGAAAAGTACGGCCAGCCACATCAGTTAGCCTTGAGGAGGATAACTAGTGTCCTTGATAGTCCTGACATTAGAAGAGGTGATATCCCCGCCTTCCAGAGATTTGCTCTTCAAGTCCAATCCCTAGTCGGTCTGTTGAGAACGTTAGGACGTGATGGTGAGTTGGAGTTGAGTTGTGGTTCCCACGTCGCACGCCTACTAAGCAAACTTCCCCCTGAGCAGAGAGCAGAGTTTCGCCGCCATATGTTTCGCCAACCTGGGTCTTCCCCTAACCTAGTCGACCTCTCTAATTGGCTGCGTTACGAGACATGGTGTCACAGTTATGATGCAGAGTTAATGTCAAAGAGCTCCCATGCTGTAAAGAGATCCGTTGCTGTTCTGCATGGAGTTGGAACATCCCCAGCcacatcctcatcctcatcgCCTTCACCAGTTGAGACTTCCAGGCCTCGTAAAGATTCAGTCCAGCCAGCTAAGCCTGTCAGAGGGAAACGCTATTGTCCATTCTGTGACGCATCTGAGCATTATTTGAGTCAGTGTGCTCCCTTCGCCCAGCTTACCACTGATCAAGTAAAGACATGGATCCGTAGTCATGATCGCTGTTGGCGTTGTGCCAGATCCCACCATGCTGCCCGATGCGACTTGAAGAAACCCTGCAGTCTTTGCCATGGCTTACATCTTCGCTCCCTTCATGATGTTAATGTCAGTCCTTCCTCTACAGAGGATTCCGCTACTGTGGAGAAGAGTTGCCTTACGAGTTACTCCTCGGATAGGTTCTTCTGTGATAAGCCCTCTGTTAGTGGCCGTGTAATGCTTAAGGTCGTTCCAGTGCATCTGCATTATGAAGATCGTACCTTGGATACCTTTGCCCTACTGGATGATGGATCGGAGCGAACTATCCTGCTCTCCACTGCCGCTGAGGCCCTAGGCATTCAGGGGGTTCCAGAGGATCTTCCGTTACGAACCGTCAGAGACGATGTTCAGGTCATTAGAGGTCGTTCTATATCCTTTCAGATATCTGCAGTCTCCCGACCACAGAACAGTTATCAGATCAGTCATGCTTTTACAGCTGATCGCCTTAACTTGTCGCGCCAAACCTATCCTGTGGAGCAGTTAAGGCAGAAATACCGACATTTGAGAGGCCTTCCCCTCCGTACCCTTACAGATGTCCAACCATTGCTCCTTATTGGTTCTGATCAGCCTCATCTGATAACCCCAACTGAGCCGGTTCGATGGGGCGGCCAGGGTGCACCAGTTGCTGTTCGTACCCGTTTAGGATGGACACTACAGGGTCCTGTTCCTTCTAAGGGTTGCCCTTCTATTCCTCGCCAGTGCCTGCTTACCTCTTCGTTTCACGTCCAAGATGAACTCCTTCACCATGTTCAGAGATTGTGGCAGTTAGATACCATTCCTTCCCGTGAGTGTCACGAAGTTACACGTTCCAAGGAAGACCAGGCAGCTCTTCAGCTTTTGGACCTCAAGACTGAGACCCTCGAGATAGAGGGTGTTCATCGTCTTGCCACCCCCCTTCTTCGTCGTAGAGACATGCCTGTGCTGTGTGCTCCGAGAGATTCAGTCTTGCCTACCCTCCGCAGCGTGGAACGACGGCTGCTGAAGGATCCTGAGAAAGCCGAGACCTACCGAACAGAGATGCGTAAACTTCTGGAGAATGGAGCAGTCCGTGTAGTCCCTGAACCTGTTCCTGATACCCCAGAGTGTTGGTACATTCCGCACCACCTGATTAGCCACAATGGGAAGTCCCGTCTCGTCTTCAATTGTTCCCATCAGTACAGAGGTCAGAGCCTTAACCAGTACCTATTGCCCGGACCTAACCTTGGAGCTTCGTTGTTAGGTGTCCTCCTTCGTTTCCGAGAACGTCCTGTAGCAGTGAGTGGGGATATTAAGGCGATGTTCCACCAGGTTCGCCTCCTGCCGGAAGATCGTCCTCTACTCCGCTTCCTATGGCGAGACTTGCAGATGGATGAGGCTCCCCAGACTTTTGAATGGTTAGTCCTACCCTTCGGTACCACCTCGAGTCCTTGTTGTGCTATCTATGCACTTCAGCGCCAGACCCATCAACACCCCCTGACAGATGAGGAGATctgtttctctgtggagaggtGTTTCTATGTTGATAACTGCCTCCAGAGCCTACCTACTGCTGATGCCGCCCAGAGTCTGATTGATCGCTTGCGCACTATCCTTTCTGGAGCTGGATTCGAGATTCGGCAGTGGGCTTGTAATGAACCTGCCGTCTTAAGTCACCTGCCTCCCGACGCTCGAGCTACCAGTGTGGAGCTGTGGCTGACACAGGAGAAGACCGACGTCTCTGAGTCCATGTTAGGTTTGAGCTGGAATTGGCAGTCTGATACCTTGTCTTATAAGCACCGGCCTGTGATCTATGAGACCCCTACCTTGCGGAATATTTATAGGGTCCTTGCCACACAGTACGACCCATTGGGATTGCTCCTTCCTTACACCACCCGTGCGAAAGTGATCGTCAAGCACCTTTGGAACAAGCAGAGGGAATGGGACGATCCTCACTTACCTCCTGACCTTCTCCATTCCTGGAAGCAGTGGGAAGAAGAACTTCGTTGCCTTCCTAGTGTCTATCTTCCTCGCCCTTATGtcccccctacagttgggattAGCGGAGTTACACACGAGGTCCATATCTTTTCAGATGCCTCTGAGCAAGCCTACGGAGCTGTAGCTTACCTCCGTACGGTTGACCCAGCCGGCCGGACCTACCTGTCCTTCCTTCTCGCTCGGTCTCGTGTAACCCCTAGACGAGTGCATTCCATCCCCAGACTGGAGCTCTGTGGGAGCCTGGTTGCAGCCCAGCTTGCAAAGTTGCTGGCCAACGAGTTGACCTTGACCATCCAGTCTACCGTACTGTGGACAGATTCGACTACAGTCCTTCAATGGTTGAAGTCAGAATCATGTCGCTACAGAGTCTTCGTTGGCAATAGGATTGCAGAGATTCAGGAGCTTACAGAGCAGTGCTTGTGGCGTTATGTTAGTTCGGCCGATAACCCTGCAGATGACCTCACGAAAGGGAGATCTCTTTCCTATGTTGCCACCCCGAACCGATGGTCCCAAGGCCCCCCTTTCCTTCTCCTTGATCCTCGAGAATGGCCAGTCATTCCTTCTTCTGAGCCTGGGGAGGATCCAGCGGAGTTACGAAAGTCAACCTTTTGTGGAGTTATTGCCTCACCTACCACCTGCAGCCACCCAGATAGATGGAATTCTCCCAACTGGTTAGACTTGCTGGATGTCACGGCCCGTGACCTTAAAGGTGACCGTGATCCGGACAGAGTCCCAAACGCTTCAGATTATACTCGAGCTGAAGCCTATGTTCTTAAGCAGGTCCAACAAGAATCCTTCCCGGAAGATTATCACCTGTTAGAGTCAGGGAAGTCAGTTAAACCTAGTAGCCGTCTAGTCGCCTTGTCCCCTGAGATGGATCCGTCTAGTGGCTTGATTAGAGTTGGTGGTCGTTTGAGGAGAGTAACCGATCTCACAGATGCTGTTCTCCATCCTGTAGTCCTGGACCCGAAGCATCCAGTTACTCGCCTGATCATTCAACATCACGACAACCAGCTGCATCATCCTGGGTCGGAGAGGTTGTTTGCTGAGATAAGGAGGAGCTATTGGATCCTGCGAGGACGCGAAGCTGTTCGCCGGTTTCAACACACCTGTCCGGAATGTTGTCGGTGGAGGTCCCAACCTTCGGTGCCTCCGATGTCTGATCTACCCTCTGCTCGGCTTTAG